One Purpureocillium takamizusanense chromosome 1, complete sequence genomic window carries:
- a CDS encoding uncharacterized protein (COG:S~EggNog:ENOG503P55K), producing the protein MLAARQRAGQMARQLQRTCRGYASDAHKPAAAAATESFGAGSKATVALFFGSVLVYQFAPRKGEESAITNLIHKYTSQAEDWEEINALHTKAMEQAGFDRNLFENASNKHRYVDVAFPEAFQSHAPRNIQAGHLINLDHVVEHYKQQHVKDEERKAKKLAEREA; encoded by the exons ATGCTCGCCGCACGACAACGAGCAGGCCAGATGGCCCGTCAGCTGCAGCGGACATGCCGCGGCTACGCCTCCGACGCCcacaagcccgccgccgccgcggccaccgaGTCCTTTGGG GCGGGATCCAAGGCGACGGTTGCGCTCTTCTTCGGCAGCGTGCTCGTCTACCAGTTCGCGCCCAGGAAGGGCGAGGAGTCGGCCATCACGAACCTCATCCACAAGTACACCTCGCAGGCGGAGGACTGGGAGGAGATCAACGCGCTACACACAAAGGCCATGGAGCAGGCCGGCTTCGACCGCAACCTGTTTGAGAACGCCTCCAACAAGCACAGAtacgtcgacgtcgccttTCCCGA AGCTTTCCAATCCCATGCGCCGCGAAACATCCAGGCCGGCCACTTGATCAACCTGGACCACGTCGTGGAGCACtacaagcagcagcacgtcaAGGAtgaggagcgcaaggccaagaagctggcggagcgggagGCTTGA
- the RPS15 gene encoding ribosomal protein S15 (COG:J~EggNog:ENOG503NXXB~BUSCO:EOG092658SK) — translation MADEYNAEEAAELKKRRAFRKFSYRGIDLDNLLDLSSDQLRDVVHARARRRINRGLKRRPMGLIKKLRKAKQEAKPNEKPDLVKTHLRDMIVVPEMIGSVIGIYSGKEFNQVEIKPEMVGHYLAEFSISYKPVKHGRPGIGATHSSRFIPLK, via the exons ATGGCTGACGAATAC aacgccgaggaggccgccgagctcaagAAGAGAAGAGCCTTCCGCAAGTTCTCTTACCGAGGAATCGACCTTGACAA CCTCCTGGATCTCAGCTCCGACCAGCTCCGCGATGTCGTCCAcgcccgtgcccgccgcAGGATCAACCGTGGTCTGAAGCGCCGCCCTATGGGCCTCATCAAGAAGCtccgcaaggccaagcaggAGGCCAAGCCCAACGAGAAGCCCGACCTCGTCAAGACCCATCTCCGCGACATGATTGTCGTCCCCGAGATGATCGGCTCCGTCATCGGCATCTACTCCGGCAAGGAGTTCAACCAGGTGGAGATCAAGCCTGAGATGGTTGGCCACTACCTGGCTGAGTTCTCTATCTCATA CAAGCCCGTCAAGCACGGCCGACCCGGTATCGGTGCCACGCACTCTTCTCGTTTCATTCCCCTCAAGTAA
- a CDS encoding uncharacterized protein (TransMembrane:1 (n6-17c22/23o230-252i)~EggNog:ENOG503PTU5), translating into MSSSPVPATAPVSIFAASTASPVSRPSFNLTSTATSTSSEDHHATTQTFPPMTTYWTKPQSCTWTYVVENVSLQASSGAVAWLDLEPRSGASTLSCYPDGMFFDGRTGVFSPATCPNGWTTVSLRVNTDEDAMQATTTAICCSSYYSLDGSHCKRSVPTVLAVPISYNRTASTYDIMTNSTTTLTSATMAVNTIRALFMEQDKKQLGLTNENEIGDVPDKSRPLTIGARVGIALGVAGFVSITLAAITYCILRRRRRRRKKAAPQGQHELACVPDMYGPAGGRLRDGTVAEPPPAYEASLSSSSTNPADGEGENTAARDEEIRVLVAQKAAIQRRLEELERVDDTRNP; encoded by the exons atgtcgtcgtcgcctgtgCCGGCAACTGCTCCCGTCTCCATCTTCGCCGCCTCAACCGCCTCACCGGTCTCGCGACCAAGCTTCAACCTCACATCGACGGCGACTTCGACGTCCTCGGAAGACCACCATGCCACTACGCAGACGTTTCCACCCATGACCACCTACTGGACCAAGCCCCAGAGCTGCACATGGACATATGTCGTCGAAAACGTGTCGCTGCAGGCCTCTTcaggcgccgtcgcctggctCGATCTCGAGCCAAGATCCGGCGCGAGCACCTTGTCCTGTTACCCGGACGGCATGTTCTTCGACGGGCGCACGGGCGTCTTCAGCCCCGCGACCTGCCCCAATGGCTGGACCACCGTCTCGCTGCGTGTCAacacggacgaggacgccatgCAGGCGACCACCACAGCCATATGCTGTTCATC ATACTACTCTCTCGACGGTTCACACTGCAAGCGATCCGTTCCAACTGTGCTTGCTGTGCCCATCTCGTATAATCGCACGGCCAGCACCTACGATATCATGACAAActcaaccaccaccctcacATCCGCAACCATGGCAGTCAACACCATTCGCGCGCTATTCATGGAACAGGACAAGAAGCAGCTTGGTCTGACCAACGAGAACGAAATTGGAGACGTGCCCGATAAATCGCGTCCGCTGACCATCGGAGCCCGTGTAGGCATCGCACTAGGCGTGGCGGGTTTTGTTTCCATAACTCTCGCAGCCATCACATATTGCATTctgcggaggaggcggcggcgcagaaaGAAAGCCGCACCTCAGGGCCAGCATGAACTTGCCTGCGTCCCCGACATGTACggcccggccggcgggcgactACGCGACGGGACCGTGGCAgaaccgccgcccgcgtaCGAGGCATCGCTgtcttcctcgtccaccaACCCGGCAGACGGAGAAGGGGAGAACACTGCGGCGCGGGACGAGGAAATACgagtcctcgtcgcgcagaaGGCGGCCATCCAGCGACGACTTGAGGAGTTGGAAAGGGTCGATGACACGCGCAACCCCTGA
- the TUB1_1 gene encoding alpha-tubulin (COG:Z~EggNog:ENOG503P005) has product MKGEILHLHLGQAGTQLGNSAWELYLLEHGLGPDGRPDPNAKDVGDPGSFETFFTETSGGKHVPRSIFMDLDPSPIDEIRTGAYRQLFHPELLISGKEDAANNYARGHYTIGKEMVDDVMDRVRRVADNCQSLQGFLIFHSFGGGTGSGFGALMLERLATEYGKKTKLEFAVYPSPRTNTAVVEPYNAVLSTHSTIENSDCTFLVDNEAVYDICRRNLDIPRPSYDHLNRLIAQVVSSITSSLRFDGALNVDLNEFQTNLVPYPRIHYPLISYAPVVSAAKSAHEGFKVHDLTFQCFEPNNQMVVCDPRNGKYMAVALLYRGDVVPRDCTAAIAAVKAKASFNLVEWCPTGFKLGINYQKPMAVPASAEDGGLASVDRSVSMLSNTTAIAEAWSRLDHKFDLMHSKRAFVHWYVGEGMEEGEFTEAREDLAALEKDYEEVAADSFEPEEEAEY; this is encoded by the exons ATGAAGGGCGAG ATTCTTCACCTTCACCTGGGCCAGGCTGGCACCCAGCTTGGTAACTCTGCCTGGGAGCT CTACCTCCTCGAGCATGGCCTTGGCCCCGATGGCCGCCCCGACCCCAATGCCAAGGATGTCGGCGACCCGGGATCTTTCGAGACCTTCTTCACTGagaccagcggcggcaagcacGTCCCTCGGTCCATCTTCATGGACCTCGACCCGTCTCCCATCGACGAGATCCGCACCGGCGCCTACCGCCAGCTCTTCCACCCTGAGCTCCTCATCAGCGGCAAGGAAGATGCCGCCAACAACTACGCGCGAGGTCACTACACCATCGGCAAGGAGATGGTCGATGACGTTATGGACCGCGTTCGTCGCGTTGCCG ACAACTGCCAATCGCTGCAGGGCTTTCTCATCTTCCACTCCTTCGGCGGTGGTACCGGCTCTGGCTTTGGTGCTCTGATGCTTGAGCGCCTTGCTACCGAGTACGGCAAGAAGACGAAGCTCGAGTTCGCTGTTTACCCGTCTCCCCGCACCAACACAGCCGTTGTGGAGCCCTACAACGCCGTCCTGTCGACGCATAGCACCATTGAGAACTCGGACTGCACCTTCCTTGTCGACAACGAGGCCGTCTACGATATCTGCCGCCGCAACCTCGACATCCCGCGGCCCTCGTATGACCACCTCAACCGTCTGATTGCGCAGGTCGTCAGCTCCATCACCTCGTCTCTCCGTTTCGACGGTGCCCTCAACGTCGACCTGAACGAGTTCCAGACCAACCTGGTCCCCTACCCGCGCATTCACTACCCGCTTATCAGCTACGCGCCCGTGGTCTCTGCGGCCAAGAGTGCGCACGAGGGCTTCAAAGTCCACGACCTCACCTTCCAGT GCTTCGAGCCTAACAACCAAATGGTGGTATGCGACCCGCGCAACGGAAAGTACATGGCTGTTGCCCTGCTGtaccgcggcgacgtcgtccccCGCGACTGCactgccgccatcgccgccgtcaaggccaaggcctcGTTCAATCTCGTTGAGTGGTGCCCTACCGGCTTCAAGCTTGGCATCAACTACCAGAAGCCAATGGCCGTTCCCGCTTCCGCAGAGGACGGTGGCCTCGCCTCCGTCGACCGATCCGTTTCCATGCTTtccaacaccaccgccatcgccgaaGCCTGGTCCCGACTTGACCATAAGTTCGACCTCATGCACAGCAAGCGCGCCTTTGTTCACTGGTATGTCGGCGAGGGtatggaggagggcgagttCACCGAGGCCCGGGAGGACCTTGCTGCTCTCGAGAAGGACTATGaagaggtcgccgccgactcctttgagcccgaggaggaggctgagtACTAG
- the NOP12 gene encoding Nucleolar protein 12 (EggNog:ENOG503NYK7~BUSCO:EOG09264IQ7~COG:A), translating into MPKKTVSALGVASKAIDPTLDALFASSAGPVAAPPKSRYSAPSEPKSKPVVGDDEDGDDEVLSEISEELDYEDDDESGSDDTSPKGDDNEVNENEGEKEATVDDQLRTVTEAEAVEAPKARRERKRKRKDDNDELEAKYLAEMSKDDAPEHESKRFKGGRTEQDQPSVDDEDVPVHESLAKDPNTTDVERASRTVFLGNVSSEAISDKKAKRALMNHLSSALNPNDSPPQKLESLRFRSVAFSTGSMPKRAAYITKSLMTATTKSTNAYAVFSSTAAARRIVSELNGSEVLGRHIRVDSVAHPSPMDHRRCIFVGNLGFVDDETVLNTDGDGKTVEKKRTKVPADVEEGLWRTFSKQGKVENVRVVRDPKTRVGKGFAYVQFYDGNDVESALLLDGKKFPPMLPRPLRVTRAKDPRKTALAQERASAKANASDNSKGRGGTGYRPKITPEQQAAAGRAGKLLGRAGAAQMQRGGKDGANAAALVSKKSPEQIVFEGRRASSRDGRPKDLKFGKKGKGKKPKPTHRGARRAAEWKKTKPSS; encoded by the exons ATGCCAAAAAA AACAGTCTCtgcgctgggcgtcgcctCCAAGGCCATAGACCCCACCCTCGATGCCCTCTTTGCCTCCAGT GCCGGACCAGTCGCGGCACCTCCAAAGTCTCGCTACTCTGCGCCGTCTGAGCCCAAGTccaagcccgtcgtcggtgacgacgaggacggtgaTGACGAGGTGTTGTCTGAGATTagcgaggagctcgactacgaagacgacgatgaatccggcagcgacgacacgTCCCCCAAGGGCGACGACAATGAAGTCAACGAGAATGAGGGCGAAAAGGAAGCTACCGTGGACGACCAACTGCGGACGGTTACGGAAGCGGAAGCAGTAGAGGCTCCCAAGGCCCGGAGGGAGCGAAAGCGCAAGAGAAAGGACGACAAcgatgagctcgaggccaagtATCTAGCCGAAATGTCCAAGGATGACGCTCCCGAGCATGAGTCGAAACGATTCAAGGGCGGGCGCACCGAGCAAGACCAACCTTccgttgacgacgaagacgtaCCCGTGCACGAGTCGCTGGCTAAGGACCCCAATACGACTGACGTGGAACGGGCCTCCCGGACCGTCTTCCTCGGCAATGTCTCCTCCGAAGCCATCTCGGACAAGAAGGCGAAAAGGGCTCTGATGAACCATCTGTCGTCTGCCCTCAACCCGAACGATTCCCCTCCCCAGAAGCTCGAGTCACTGCGATTCCGATCCGTCGCTTTCTCTACTGGCTCCATGCCGAAGCGCGCAGCCTACATCACCAAGTCTCTCATGACCGCCACGACCAAATCCACCAATGCATATGCTGtcttctcctcgacggccgccgctcgccggaTCGTCTCGGAGCTCAATGGCAGCGAGGTTCTGGGCCGTCACATCAGGGTAGACAGCGTCGCCCATCCTAGCCCCATGGACCACCGTAGGTGCATCTTCGTGGGCAATTtgggcttcgtcgacgatgagacTGTTCTAAacaccgacggcgacggcaagacggtggagaagaagcgcacCAAGGTCCCTGCCGATGTGGAGGAGGGCCTCTGGCGGACGTTCAGCAAGCAAGGCAAAGTCGAGAACGTGCGTGTCGTGCGGGATCCTAAGACGAGAGTCGGCAAGGGATTCGCGTACGTTCAGTTCTAC GACGGCAACGACGTCGAGTCGgccctgctcctcgacggcaagaaATTCCCTCCCATGCTACCTCGCCCGCTCCGCGTGACGCGCGCCAAGGACCCTCGCAAGACGGCCCTCGCCCAGGagcgcgccagcgccaaggccaacgccTCGGACAACAGCaaggggcgcggcggcacgggctaCAGGCCCAAGATCACCCccgagcagcaggctgccgcaGGACGCgccggcaagctgctcggacgcgccggcgccgcgcagatGCAGCGGGGtggcaaggacggcgccaacgccgccgcactcGTCAGCAAGAAGTCGCCGGAGCAGATCGTCTTCGAGGGCAGGAGAGCCTCGTCCAGGGACGGCCGGCCCAAGGACCTCAAGTTTgggaagaagggcaagggcaagaagccTAAGCCGACTCACCGAGGCGCGCGGAGGGCAGCGGAGTGGAAGAAGACCAAGCCCTCCAGCTGA
- a CDS encoding uncharacterized protein (COG:S~EggNog:ENOG503P0TZ), whose product MAATASASATQSPAGPGVADLEDSNVSSPLSEVDDGDTNDGDIERMHLDSRGDDGDNSSASGDERPDARHDGSDSDSALSDAASDVHSDANDTEAETERLYDTPKNQRQRDVLVDQFNNGQVFEHTPSKLRRTTRAAGEHADDESVSGDDASVPSSHAVGDESPAKPATTNNTSVDEDVKQDAHERKRKRSPLADQSESDQPLRKRTGSVAAGDADGDDDLPMNEDDTPSVIPLSGQQSGGEDEESGPPSRRDTTAEGEARPAKKSTRSSLKRKGLAVDDATGEVDSDARDDQADATAGDETEQPEDEPDADVDEEADAAAKNIEEMERKTAAFKDWTHIEEMFSIFRERLYKDRLRRLEEEEQSLLADEPTHPEYLNMKKCIDDRLNKRKQEIKTEFDYRMKAHERRAVAQRAQIWSQFYQAIRERRELALERLNQQWYEVQSARRKAHSLPDYGLLFPKDPAQRVRNAVAYNTEVSTLAGLAKYEGFPGGPELRGASTAEVDADFSAIEVGD is encoded by the exons atggcggctACAGCTTCAGCTTCTGCCACCCAGTCACCCGCGGGGCCTGGTGTGGCGGACCTCGAGGACAGCAACGTCTCCAGCCCTCTgagcgaggtcgacgacggcgataCCAATGACGGCGATATTGAACGTATGCATCTCGActcccgcggcgacgatggcgacaattccagcgccagcggcgacgagcgcccgGACGCACGCCACGACGGCTCCGACTCTGACAGCGCCCTGTCCGACGCCGCGTCGGACGTCCATTCCGATGCCAACGACACCGAGGCGGAGACAGAACGACTGTATGACACTCCCAAGAAccagagacagagagacgTGCTCGTCGATCAATTCAACAACGGCCAGGTCTTTGAGCACACGCCGAGCAAGCTCCGCCGGACCactcgcgccgctggcgagcacgccgacgatgagTCTGTCTCGGGTGACGATGCCTCGGTCCCCTCTAGCCACGCTGTAGGAGACGAGTCGCCTGCAAAACCAGCCACAACAAATAATACGAGcgttgacgaggacgtcAAGCAGGACGCGCACgagcgcaagcgcaagcgcTCTCCTCTCGCCGATCAATCTGAGTCGGACCAGCCGCTTAGAAAGCGTACTGGgtccgtcgcggcgggcgacgcagatggtgacgatgattTGCCCATGAATGAAGATGACACACCCTCGGTGATCCCGCTTAGCGGACAACAGTCtgggggcgaggacgaggaaagCGGTCCGCCTTCCCGCCGAGACACAACGGCCGAAGGAGAAGCGCGACCGGCGAAGAAGTCCACGCGTAGCTCTCTTAAGAGAAAAGGCCTTGCTGTGGACGATGCGACTGGCGAGGTGGACAGCGATGCTCGCGACGATCAAGCCGATGCCACTGCCGGGGACGAAACCGAACAGCCCGAAGACGAACCGGACGCGGATGTGGACGAGGAAGCAGATGCCGCAGCCAAAAACATCGAAGAAA TGGAACGAAAGACTGCCGCCTTCAAAGACTGGACGCATATCGAGGAAATGTTCAGTATTTTCAGGGAAAG GCTTTATAAAGATCGCCTTCGCCGActcgaggaggaagagcagtCCCTCCTGGCCGATGAACCCACCCATCCAGAGTACCTCAACATGAAGAAATGTATCGATGATCGGCTCAACAAACGAAAGCAAGAGATCAAGACCGAATTCGACTACCGCATGAAAGCACACGAGCGCCGAGCGGTTGCTCAGCGAGCGCAGATCTGGAGCCAATTCTACCAGGCTATTCGTGAAAGGCGGGAGCTGGCACTGGAGAGGCTGAACCAGCAGTGGTACGAAGTCCAGAGCGCCAGGCGCAAAGCGCATAGCTTGCCCGACTACGGCTTGCTGTTCCCCAAGGACCCGGCGCAGCGAGTAAGGAACGCCGTTGCATATAATACTGAGGTGTCGACGCTTGCTGGCCTAGCCAAGTATGAGGGCTTCCCCGGGGGCCCCGAGCTCAGAGGCGCATCGACAGCAGAGGTGGATGCGGATTTCAGTGCCATTGAGGTAGGAGATTGA
- a CDS encoding uncharacterized protein (COG:S~EggNog:ENOG503P0TZ) produces MAATASASATQSPAGPGVADLEDSNVSSPLSEVDDGDTNDGDIERMHLDSRGDDGDNSSASGDERPDARHDGSDSDSALSDAASDVHSDANDTEAETERLYDTPKNQRQRDVLVDQFNNGQVFEHTPSKLRRTTRAAGEHADDESVSGDDASVPSSHAVGDESPAKPATTNNTSVDEDVKQDAHERKRKRSPLADQSESDQPLRKRTGSVAAGDADGDDDLPMNEDDTPSVIPLSGQQSGGEDEESGPPSRRDTTAEGEARPAKKSTRSSLKRKGLAVDDATGEVDSDARDDQADATAGDETEQPEDEPDADVDEEADAAAKNIEEMERKTAAFKDWTHIEEMFSIFRERLYKDRLRRLEEEEQSLLADEPTHPEYLNMKKCIDDRLNKRKQEIKTEFDYRMKAHERRAVAQRAQIWSQFYQAIRERRELALERLNQQWYEVQSARRKAHSLPDYGLLFPKDPAQRVRNAVAYNTEVSTLAGLAKYEGFPGGPELRGASTAEVDADFSAIEQVRRNRHRPPPPPPPAATVQTREEYHHGPPTFSRLGPAGEQFIKDTPWANPNHSAHKQYQPNHAPPGSRPEPSTAAGPTVQPPNGPPPADVKAAFDGQPAARRSPAMSSRISESPDMTRSKLNSTSHPMKRVGSIPNLGRGPKTAAA; encoded by the exons atggcggctACAGCTTCAGCTTCTGCCACCCAGTCACCCGCGGGGCCTGGTGTGGCGGACCTCGAGGACAGCAACGTCTCCAGCCCTCTgagcgaggtcgacgacggcgataCCAATGACGGCGATATTGAACGTATGCATCTCGActcccgcggcgacgatggcgacaattccagcgccagcggcgacgagcgcccgGACGCACGCCACGACGGCTCCGACTCTGACAGCGCCCTGTCCGACGCCGCGTCGGACGTCCATTCCGATGCCAACGACACCGAGGCGGAGACAGAACGACTGTATGACACTCCCAAGAAccagagacagagagacgTGCTCGTCGATCAATTCAACAACGGCCAGGTCTTTGAGCACACGCCGAGCAAGCTCCGCCGGACCactcgcgccgctggcgagcacgccgacgatgagTCTGTCTCGGGTGACGATGCCTCGGTCCCCTCTAGCCACGCTGTAGGAGACGAGTCGCCTGCAAAACCAGCCACAACAAATAATACGAGcgttgacgaggacgtcAAGCAGGACGCGCACgagcgcaagcgcaagcgcTCTCCTCTCGCCGATCAATCTGAGTCGGACCAGCCGCTTAGAAAGCGTACTGGgtccgtcgcggcgggcgacgcagatggtgacgatgattTGCCCATGAATGAAGATGACACACCCTCGGTGATCCCGCTTAGCGGACAACAGTCtgggggcgaggacgaggaaagCGGTCCGCCTTCCCGCCGAGACACAACGGCCGAAGGAGAAGCGCGACCGGCGAAGAAGTCCACGCGTAGCTCTCTTAAGAGAAAAGGCCTTGCTGTGGACGATGCGACTGGCGAGGTGGACAGCGATGCTCGCGACGATCAAGCCGATGCCACTGCCGGGGACGAAACCGAACAGCCCGAAGACGAACCGGACGCGGATGTGGACGAGGAAGCAGATGCCGCAGCCAAAAACATCGAAGAAA TGGAACGAAAGACTGCCGCCTTCAAAGACTGGACGCATATCGAGGAAATGTTCAGTATTTTCAGGGAAAG GCTTTATAAAGATCGCCTTCGCCGActcgaggaggaagagcagtCCCTCCTGGCCGATGAACCCACCCATCCAGAGTACCTCAACATGAAGAAATGTATCGATGATCGGCTCAACAAACGAAAGCAAGAGATCAAGACCGAATTCGACTACCGCATGAAAGCACACGAGCGCCGAGCGGTTGCTCAGCGAGCGCAGATCTGGAGCCAATTCTACCAGGCTATTCGTGAAAGGCGGGAGCTGGCACTGGAGAGGCTGAACCAGCAGTGGTACGAAGTCCAGAGCGCCAGGCGCAAAGCGCATAGCTTGCCCGACTACGGCTTGCTGTTCCCCAAGGACCCGGCGCAGCGAGTAAGGAACGCCGTTGCATATAATACTGAGGTGTCGACGCTTGCTGGCCTAGCCAAGTATGAGGGCTTCCCCGGGGGCCCCGAGCTCAGAGGCGCATCGACAGCAGAGGTGGATGCGGATTTCAGTGCCATTGAG CAAGTACGACGCAATCGGcacaggccgccgccgccgccacccccaGCGGCGACAGTCCAAACGCGCGAGGAATACCACCACGGACCCCCAACATTTAGTCGACTTGGACCCGCGGGCGAGCAGTTCATTAAGGACACGCCGTGGGCGAACCCAAATCACTCAGCACATAAGCAGTATCAGCCGAACCACGCCCCGCCGGGTTCTCGACCCGAACCTTCGACTGCCGCCGGGCCGACGGTTCAGCCACCCAACGGACCACCGCCTGCCGACGTCAAAGCTGCGTTTGACGGGCAGCCCGCGGCTCGCCGATCGCCTGCCATGTCAAGCCGAATCTCCGAGTCGCCGGATATGACACGAAGCAAGCTGAACTCAACCTCTCACCCCATGAAGCGGGTGGGAAGCATACCGAACCTCGGCCGGGGTCCGAAAACTGCGGCTGCTTGA
- a CDS encoding uncharacterized protein (EggNog:ENOG503P6TA~TransMembrane:1 (i27-47o)~BUSCO:EOG09265KSE~COG:S), with the protein MPGAHSTYYDRRLRQGQALIRARRPYLVKNTVTGLGLMAIVGGIYYYTLNAVGQDDFEDVKVPEAPRKPTTAK; encoded by the exons ATGCCTGG AGCGCACTCAACCTACTACGACCGCCGGCTGCGCCAAGGCCAGGCCCTCATCCGCGCCAGGCGGCCATATCTCGTCAAGAACACCGTCACGGGGCTGGGCCTGATGGCCATCGTCGGAGGCATAT ACTACTACACACTAAACGCAGTCGGACAGGATGACTTTGAAGACGTCAAGGTCCCCGAGGCTCCGAGGAAACCCACAACGGCCAAGTAA